The Xenopus laevis strain J_2021 chromosome 5L, Xenopus_laevis_v10.1, whole genome shotgun sequence genome has a segment encoding these proteins:
- the XB5816429.L gene encoding enoyl-[acyl-carrier-protein] reductase, mitochondrial yields MGSRLLHRTIRINYYLRHPLKTTQKQCMLHRTFPKPAYNLSCEALVYRKHGAFSDVLHLEDMPLYYNGKDDIHIRMLAAPVNPADINMLHGNYGITPRLPAIGGNEGVGKVIKVGCSVNSVKPGDWVIPIDSGFGTWRTHAVCQADKVTSIPNDISLISAATISVNPCTAYRMLMDFVQLNPGETVIQNGANSAVGQAVIQICSSMGINTINVIRDRSNVNTLIEKLKSLGATYVITEETLQKREMADIFKVVERPKLALNCVGGRSAGDLFTHLRDGSTMVTYGGMSLKPTPVPAKAVIFRNIKLCGFWMTQWKKDHVHDVAKMKGMLLELIEMVRKGSLLEPTCTQVPFKEYKSAFQASLDPYSNKNILIME; encoded by the exons ATGGGCTCTCGTTTACTACACAGGACTATTAGAATAAATTACTATCTTAGACATCCACTGAAAACCACCCAAAAGCAATGTATGCTGCACAGAACATTTCCAAAACCTGCTTATAACCTATCGTGCGAAGCTCTTGTATACAGGAAGCATGGAGCTTTCAGTGATGTGTTACA CTTGGAAGACATGCCACTGTATTATAATGGGAAGGATGATATTCATATTAGAATGCTTGCTGCACCTGTAAATCCAGCTGACATTAACATGCTGCATG GCAATTATGGCATTACACCACGCTTACCAGCCATTGGTGGAAATGAAGGAGTAGGAAAAGTAATCAAAGTGGGTTGCAGTGTGAACTCCGTGAAACCAGGAGACTGGGTAATTCCAATAGATTCAGGATTTG GCACATGGAGAACACATGCAGTTTGCCAGGCGGACAAAGTGACTTCTATTCCAAATGACATCTCCCTTATCAGCGCTGCTACCATTAGTGTAAATCCTTGCACCGCTTATCGGATGCTTATGGATTTTGTTCAATTGAATCCAG GTGAGACAGTCATTCAAAATGGAGCCAACAGTGCTGTTGGTCAAGCTGTGATTCAGATTTGTTCTTCAATGGGAATAAATACCATCAATGTGATACGAGACAG GTCTAATGTCAACACATTGATTGAAAAACTGAAGTCCCTGGGGGCAACCTATGTTATTACTGAAGAAACTCTACAGAAGCGAGAAATGGCAGATATATTTAAG gtaGTTGAAAGACCAAAATTAGCTCTCAACTGTGTGGGAGGACGAAGTGCTGGAGATCTTTTCACGCATCTCAG GGATGGAAGCACTATGGTTACTTATGGAGGAATGTCATTAAAGCCTACACCTGTCCCTGCT AAAGCTGTGATATTTAGAAACATTAAATTATGTGGATTTTGGATGACACAGTGGAAGAAAGACCATGTACATG ATGTGGCCAAAATGAAAGGAATGCTGTTGGAGTTGATTGAAATGGTACGGAAAGGAAGTTTACTGGAACCTACCTGCACCCAAGTTCCATTTAAAGAGTACAAGTCTGCATTCCAAGCCAGCCTGGATCCCTACAGCAATAAAAACATACTAATAATGGAATAA